In one window of Dyella thiooxydans DNA:
- a CDS encoding cysteine dioxygenase family protein, producing the protein MLAQEFPGCRQLIDAIDEAVSQPSTQAITDSLRHSLCRLIRAREVQLPDCVYETAKGRYARRELYCSEEHGYCVVAMTWGPGQGTPIHDHCGMWCVEGVWSGELEVTQYERLADDQGQCRFQPVGSIQAGPGSAGSLIPPHEYHTIRNPSEDVVAVSLHIYSGQMTHCAIFQPAAEAQCYERHDRQLGLDPLH; encoded by the coding sequence ATGCTTGCCCAGGAATTTCCCGGCTGTCGCCAGCTGATCGATGCCATCGATGAAGCTGTCAGCCAACCGTCCACCCAGGCCATCACCGATTCGCTGAGGCACAGCCTCTGCCGGCTGATCCGCGCCCGCGAAGTGCAGCTCCCCGATTGCGTTTACGAGACGGCCAAGGGGCGCTATGCCCGTCGTGAGCTCTACTGCAGCGAGGAACACGGCTACTGCGTGGTCGCGATGACCTGGGGCCCGGGTCAAGGCACGCCGATCCACGACCACTGCGGCATGTGGTGCGTCGAAGGCGTCTGGAGCGGCGAGCTGGAAGTCACCCAGTACGAGCGCCTGGCCGACGATCAGGGCCAGTGCCGTTTCCAGCCGGTCGGCTCGATCCAGGCCGGCCCCGGCTCCGCCGGCAGCCTGATCCCGCCGCACGAGTACCACACCATCCGCAATCCCAGCGAGGACGTGGTCGCGGTCAGCCTGCACATCTACTCGGGCCAGATGACCCACTGCGCGATCTTCCAGCCCGCCGCCGAGGCGCAGTGTTACGAGCGCCACGACCGTCAGCTGGGACTCGACCCCCTGCACTGA